The DNA region AAATGACCTGTGGTCACGTTACTTTTCCATCAACCATGTAATCCTATCTCATattaaccattacatcttcttttatgaaaatgtcaattattaacaaatagtaattaaatcatttgttcTAGACAAATTACTTGTGGTCACGTTAATTTTTTCATCAACAATGTAATGCCTATGAAAGGATACCATTTAACATTTATCAGGTTATAAATTCTACTACTGTAAATGAAGTCATGTAATGCAGAAGTCATATACTAACATACTAGCTTTCGGCTCTATTACCAATTGGACTCAAGTTTTCAATACATCAAAATATGCAAGTCACACATGTATAGTCAGTTACTTAATCAGGATTGAGgtatgtcacaagtgaataaatctataaacgaatctaggataaattcaacttgggtctTATCTGATATATtgtcaattcaaacaatcatATCTATgactctatcttctaggagtcatccactcTAATACCAAATATAATGTACCCTTCTAATTGAACTTGATCGACAATATAATAGTTCTTGAATTGATTTGCTTAATTTTGATTCTTTAGACTACAAACTATTTAGATcacctactaatataagttgcaTTCTTGCATTATGATCTGACCACGTAAtgtaacttaatattagttaaactttAGGTCAGTGAGTCAATATTTGTTTATACATTTTGCTTTGCGTAAAAAAACCATTGAAGACAACTACAAACGATATTACCTTAACAGTTAAATTATGAGCATTGGTTATGTCTCCTAGTATGCTTGGGTGTAGTTCTCTTTCACgattttattttatgtgttgaATGCTTTAATGAATTGATATTGACTATTTCTAGTTAGCATCTAGCAACCTACCTTTAACACTATtaacaaattgaatgaaaattataattagggtgtttcccctttttctttccttttttggttgttattgttgttgttttatTCTAATTCTCATCAgctttttgtaatttatttgtaGATAAAGAAATTTTCGAACTAGTTATAAAGTGTCATGTGTCAAGGTAAAATCGTCATGGATCaagctaaaataattattttcagaGTCGGACAACCAGTCAAACTGGTTGGGTTAAGAATCGGTCGAGGTATTGATCCAGAATAAGGGGTTGGACCGATTGAACTATAAACTAAGAACTAATTAGTTGGATaagttattttctatttttcttatttttaataatttattcaattaaaccgGGTGAATCGATGGTCTGATTGGTTCAACTATcatatctatttttgaaaaccttGACCGAAATTACCATTGGTGAAAATGATGATATCATAATTATtttctctaattaatttaaattattaagaaaaaattaaaaaaataaatgatcactaattaaattaaaataattaagttattattttaaatgattattttatttctaattaattaaattaataagagataactataaataaaagagtttagTCTTTATGGATAACTCATATAAAGAATTTATATCCTAcatgaaatctttttttttattggcTTTACTATAAAAGAGGGTCACCACCAAACAATTCTACATAGTTTCACAAGTTCACAAGTCTTTGAGTTTAGATATCAAAGTTTGAAAAGAATATGTTGATAACTAGAAGTTTTCTCCAAAATCCCAAGAAATCTCTAAAGAATTTGAAGAACAACATAGCCATTCTAGAGAAAGTTGTTTTTTTATCTTGTTTGATCGATTTTTTTCTTCGAGATCAAGCCTAGAAGTGAAGTCATTCTTCCATCAAAGATCAAGACTAGAATGCTTTTGGATCAAAGCTCTCGTTAGCCTCTTTGCATCAACATAAAGGAGATAAcaacttgtttttaaaataaagtcTCGATGACCCTTGAAGCAAACTAAACCATCCAATATCAAGTTTCAAAAACTCTTCAATCCAAATTCTCTCTATAACTGTTTTCAAGATCAAGTCTCAACAAACTTTGAAGTGAACATAATTGATTCAACATCAAGTCTCAAAAGCCCTTGAATTCAATGAAGTCTAATTTTCAACCAAGTATCTCGCCAGACCTAGTTTACGGGTCAAGTCTTGATGACCCTTAAAGCAACCGTATTAATCTTAGATCAAAGTCTAGACAATTCTTGAATCAAAGCAGAGAATAATAAAAGGAGTTTTTCTTTGTAATAAATTTGTTTTTAGATATTATAACTTCTCTTCAatgtttataaataaatttgactCCAAATTTTCCTAATCAATGTTTAACTAGAaatttgtgtatatattattttctattaatgaAGCTTGGTGAACTAATAAAAAATAtgagtttatttaattaaaaaaaaagtagattGACTTGTTTTaaacaaaagataataatttaagattttttaatatattaataaaccttaaaaaaGAGGTTGAATGGAAGCTTAAATAAatttggaaagaaaataaaacttgaATGAATAGAAAGTAAAGTAGAAAAGGCAAATCGTGAGAAGAAAAAATGGCGAGAAAAAGGAAAGGCGGGGTAAGAGTTAAGGATCGGATCGGATCCGATGATTGTTGATTTCAAGGCAAGGTTAAGGCGATCTCCAAGATTTGATATGCAGTtttcaaaacataaaagaaaagtcCGAAAGATTAGAAAAAGCTTTGTTGGTCCCCCCCACCCCCCAGATTTGTTTTCGACTCCCCCAAATCTCtcccttctctctctctctcttgtcGTTTTGGCTACCTTTTCAACTCCATTTCTGCGTTTTTAATATTCCCTAAATCCCTTTGATCACCTCTATTTCATGTCCTTATCCTCTCATTCttcttttcaatttctaatttCTATTCCCTAACTAATTCCCTCTTTTCATTCTTACTTATTTACACATTCTCGTTACTCATTTTTGGTATATTCACCCATCTCACTCCATTTTTCTTCAATTATCTTTTTAGAGAAGTTAATATATACCAGCTTTATAGCATGTTgtgggtaattttttttttaggtaAATCATATATTTATACAAGGTATACAGGCATTAAATAAACTATTTAAAAtacccttaaattattatttattattttataaaaataaaaatattttaataattttttacttaTGTAGATTAATGACACTAACTCAATAAGTATATATAAAGagataaactttaaaattatatataaactttaattcAAAGTACAATTTGATTCATGAACTTAAATTTGatacaattatacatataaaattttaattttgattcaatcatacatatttaaaaaaataaatatattaaattatttttatatgtaatttatttaaaaatgatataaaatcaGTATAATTTTCATGAAGACATAAAGGTTGAATGGTAGAAGAAGAGGTGATTAAAAAGAAACCAAAGTTGATTAATGGTGTATTAAGAGAATCAAAGTCATTATTGGTTTGAGAGGGTTAAAACCCAGCACgtgtaattaaataaatacagaAGAATTAATAGACCAAAAAAGGGAGTGTAAAGGACAGAACACTAGGTGGGGTGGTACCTGCGAAAAACAAGCAACGAggaagataaaatttttaatttaaaatattatacttagggtaattattaattttgaaaaaattggaTGTTTTTGTTATTGTTAATAAAAATCTGTGTGCACCCTTCCTAGAAATAGTAAAGATGCTGTTTGTCCAATTCCATCCGTCTTTTCAAAGCCGGTTGAAGAGGGAGAAAAGAAACGTATTTTTAAGCTGTTGTTATTTATGCCGCCGGTTCGGGAGATGTGTCGGATTTGACGGCGCCTTCCTCCATTGACCTCCGGTCAGTTTCCCTGCTCGATTCCGACCATTCACTGGCACGTCCCTcaataatatttcttttattttgaccAATTTATCTTATCTGTCACCACGATATTTAAACGAAATAATGGAAAGAGGCAAGTGAAAAGGGACAGGGGGCAGGGCACCGAAGTGGATTTTCGAATCCCAGCGACTATTAACCCTCTctccttttgcattaaaatatTAGATTGCGGGGATTTCTTAGTGTGAGAAAGATTTGATTTGCGagagaaattttatattttaatatccatttttcttttaaaaaacattACACCGTATAAAATGCCAGACCATTGAACCAGGGGTGGAAGCCTTGTTTATTAAAGCCCTTCTCTTTTTTCTctccctttttcctttttttgcatTACAGAAATCTCCCTCTTTGATTTTGTTGTCTCTGAGATGGCCAGGAACGGTGGCGTTGCTTGGATGAGGACGACGGAGAAGATAGACGGCTACGATCTTTCTACGTCTGATACCGAAGAAGTTCATGTTCTTGCCGTTGATGATAGCCTCGTTGATCGGAAAGTCATTGAACGCTTGCTCAGAATTTCCTCTTGTAAAGGTTTGTTCATCCAGATTCCCTTCTTTTTCttcgacttttttttttaaattaattagtttggATTTGAATCGAATGGGGGTTTGGATTTGGATTTGTGCAGTGACGGCAGTGGATAGCGGGAGGAGAGCTTTGCAATACCTGGGATTAGATGAGGAGATTCAAAAGAAAGAAACGAATGGTTTTGATGTGAGTACTAATAATAATTgcaatttcatcacaaaatttccCAGATATTGATTTTTCTGACCTCATTTGTTAgcttttttttgtgattttcaggGTCTGAAGGTTGATCTGATTATTACCGATTATTGTATGCCTGGAATGACCGGCTACGAATTGCTCAAAAAGGTGAAGGAATCTTCAGCTTTTAGAGAAATCCCAGTTGTTATCATGTCATCTGAGAACGTTATAGCTCGAATCGACAGGTATTGTTTTTTTAAGTAACTTTTATGGCCTTAAATCATTGAAAAAAATTGggttaaaaaaaataatggatCTTGAAATTGTTGATAAACAGATGCTTAGAGGAAGGAGCAGAGGATTTTATAGTGAAACCAGTGAAATTATCAGATGTAAAACGCATAATAGATTACACGACCACAGAGTTAAGAGAGGGAGAACAAAGAGAAGGAGCAAGAGCAAGAAGAAGAGGAATCAACAAAAGAAAGCAAAGAGAAGGAGATGACGATCTGTCATCATCCCCACCGTCTACTTTATCATCATCAGCATCATCGTCACCATCATCCTCGATTCAATCAGCAACAGCACCGTTGTCTCCTTCAACACTGGATTCTCCCACCAGACGTCTGAAAATGACAAGCTCTGAATAGAGCAGCATATTTTACTACTAATAAAAAGGATTTCAACTTTTAGAAGACTAGACCAAACCCCTCCCTGCAATTCTCCCGTTAATATTTTTTGACGGTTTTTGTTGCGCTTTGCAAATTAATCAAAGctcccttttcttcttctttctaaGTTTTTGTACTTTctgttaattatatttatataatgtaACAAAATGGGATTCCAATTACTAACtcagattaaattatatttattcttctttttttacatatatttgaGGCCAATTTCTTTTGGGTTTGGATTGGAATGGATGActctgattaatttatttaatattttgttatctaTTTATGATCTAAATCTCTAGgggattattattttttcattagatgaaatatttaatgaattaGATCTAGTAGATAAAAAAGAAGAATCAACTGACAAGAGTGAAACATTGTTTTGATACAGTGGCGAAAGATTTACAAGTCTGGCTTGACGTAAAGTtgacatttatttttaataattataattataattttaaggtaactaatattttttaatattttaaatataaatttaaagtgaAAAGACTACATTGACAAATTTGATAAACCTTTAAGGGCTCATTGTCGTATTATACCGTTTATAGTTTGAGAAAGTTCAATGTATCACATTTGTGCCAAAAGCGCCATATGAATCAAATTTATGCCAAAATATCACTTCTGTATTGCCTTTTAACATAAAATGTCCCTCATTCTGTAGGTAatcttttacctattttgctaaatagtaTTATTACATTTAATCTAATtcgttatttatttttttgggtaTTTGATATAAAATGAAAAACGAAATCCCAAATCTCTTGAGAcctaaaatgaagaaaataaaaataaaaatgaggaGAAATGATAGGAGAGGGAATATTAGGAggggaataataataataataataggggGGGAGAGGTGTTGGAAAAGGGGAAGGAGATGTCCCCTGTAGAGGGGACTAAGTGGGAACTACCTCTCTAagattatgtatttattttgagAGGAAAATGCAGAGAGCTTTTTCAAGTGAATAGAAATGGGGATGGCTATCCAAGGCCGAGGGGGGAGACTCACTTCCCTACCACTATCACTATTGGGGCATAGCTGCTGATACTGGATAGATCTTTGGACCCTACATTTTGGCTGTCAGACTTTGATTGTTCATATACTCCTCCAACACCTTTACCCATCACCCAAATTCCACTGCCCTTGCCCCTGCCCCCCTCTCCggtttattgttattattattattattattattattattattatctttaataCCCAACTTTTGTTTTCCACCTTTTGCAAGgctttaaactaaattaaaattagattACTCATAAATAGTATAAGAATTGACATCTTCctccatgattttttttttattttcttgataaTGGGAGGGTATAGGGATTTGACTTTATACCATTAAACCtcatttaaattatgatttagttGTTGTTGTTGTAGTTAAACTATGTTGAGGTATTACAAGGACAAAAAGAAACaaggaaggaagaaagaaaagatgtaAAATCCTAAGAGAGGAGAGGCAGAGCATGACCGAACAAATCAATGTCTGAGGGGCGGGAAGGGTCGGAATGTTGAGTTTACAGATTTTCATAAAGGGCCCAAAACAAGACAACTGCTCCAGCCTGCCAGCCCGCTGGCCTTGCCTTGTCTTGTCTTCTTTTCCCCTTACTTGCCAGCTGGCTCAACCTCTCAACTTTTTATTCCTTGcccttgttcttttcttttattgtttttccCTTTCAGATTTATTTTTTAAGAGATATTCCCTCATCCATTAGTAGTGCAATGTTACTTACCAATATTGTATCGAAATTTTGGTCCTTGAGTTTTaacattaaatttcaatttaacatAAAGCATCAAAAATTTAAATCTTGATTTCTTTGGAAATTCTTTTGGATAATGccaattctatcaatttaaaaaACGACATACATTTTTTTTTAACGCACAAATATGCCAATTTCTATAATGAATGCACGAATATGTAATTTCTTGACTATAATTATAATACATACCACACAAagaaactattaaaatatatatattgcaaCTGCTGAGGGGACAACAGTAATGTACATCATTTGACGGAATAGTTGTGCAGCTGAAATAACATTTTCGTGCCAAGAGAAAAAGGCATTAAAAATTATGAATGAACGTGACAATCATAATCGAAACCATATGACAGACAATAAATCTCTCTCATTTCCTTGTTTATCAGCTGATCTATTTACACAAAAGTATTAAGGTAGGACAAATgagaaaaatttaggaaaaagttaaaaaaagaatTGACTGTAAACAATAGGCA from Gossypium hirsutum isolate 1008001.06 chromosome A04, Gossypium_hirsutum_v2.1, whole genome shotgun sequence includes:
- the LOC107899007 gene encoding two-component response regulator ARR5 isoform X2 is translated as MRTTEKIDGYDLSTSDTEEVHVLAVDDSLVDRKVIERLLRISSCKVTAVDSGRRALQYLGLDEEIQKKETNGFDGLKVDLIITDYCMPGMTGYELLKKVKESSAFREIPVVIMSSENVIARIDRCLEEGAEDFIVKPVKLSDVKRIIDYTTTELREGEQREGARARRRGINKRKQREGDDDLSSSPPSTLSSSASSSPSSSIQSATAPLSPSTLDSPTRRLKMTSSE
- the LOC107899007 gene encoding two-component response regulator ARR5 isoform X1; its protein translation is MARNGGVAWMRTTEKIDGYDLSTSDTEEVHVLAVDDSLVDRKVIERLLRISSCKVTAVDSGRRALQYLGLDEEIQKKETNGFDGLKVDLIITDYCMPGMTGYELLKKVKESSAFREIPVVIMSSENVIARIDRCLEEGAEDFIVKPVKLSDVKRIIDYTTTELREGEQREGARARRRGINKRKQREGDDDLSSSPPSTLSSSASSSPSSSIQSATAPLSPSTLDSPTRRLKMTSSE